In a genomic window of Methylovirgula sp. 4M-Z18:
- a CDS encoding amidohydrolase: MTKDIAEDTATGWVDKNAAALSEWTSEIWHKGETAWREYESAAWYVARLRAEGFTVEEGSGGMPTAFAASWTNGAGGPVIASYAEYDAVPGNCQAASTVKEPRAGLNEHAGGHTDPHSALGMSAFGGLLATKAAMQAHNIPGTLKFFGEPAEKVRGSKPIHAAKGYYDGLDAMISFHPCYMLPLCNTVNWNTHCGAAFAMVYRFVCDEPESWLKRADGLPIPQAHSAVRAPGANDALFYMYNASKALRDSMLPHMGGWSISEAILTAGQATADNLPARLAEIQYIIRVPTVEMAEQATLILDRNAEAAAKLTHCRVEKIWVSKSRPGLANHVMAQLVFGKLAAVGAPKWGERAKEIAREIQSNLGLKPMAEPFLPDCEKLISPQEAEHILRRDLPPSQINYTSDDYTDMCWHAPTARLYIARPMLSGPPGFAYPDWVMNALGGIPETIDPMVICAAKTIAHAMLELMQNAEVRAAARREFEERTGGGVGGKTWIPPLADYEAPIGLRWPEYVTTVRGREWWIPSAGY, translated from the coding sequence ATGACGAAGGACATCGCCGAGGACACTGCAACGGGCTGGGTCGACAAGAACGCCGCCGCACTCTCCGAATGGACCAGCGAAATCTGGCACAAGGGCGAGACGGCCTGGCGCGAATACGAGTCTGCGGCCTGGTATGTCGCGCGGCTGCGCGCAGAGGGCTTCACTGTGGAAGAGGGCTCCGGCGGCATGCCGACAGCCTTCGCCGCGTCCTGGACGAATGGCGCAGGCGGTCCGGTCATCGCGTCCTATGCCGAATATGATGCGGTCCCCGGCAATTGCCAGGCGGCGAGCACGGTCAAGGAACCGCGCGCCGGGCTCAACGAACATGCCGGCGGGCATACCGACCCGCATTCCGCGCTCGGCATGAGCGCGTTCGGCGGCCTGCTCGCCACGAAGGCTGCCATGCAGGCGCATAACATTCCCGGCACGCTGAAATTCTTCGGCGAGCCGGCCGAGAAGGTGCGCGGTTCCAAGCCGATCCATGCGGCCAAGGGCTATTACGACGGCCTCGACGCCATGATCAGCTTCCACCCCTGCTACATGCTGCCGTTGTGCAACACGGTGAACTGGAACACCCATTGCGGCGCGGCCTTTGCGATGGTCTATCGCTTCGTCTGCGACGAGCCGGAAAGTTGGCTGAAGCGCGCCGATGGCCTGCCGATCCCGCAGGCGCACAGCGCCGTGCGCGCGCCGGGCGCCAACGACGCGTTGTTCTATATGTACAACGCTTCCAAGGCGCTGCGCGATTCCATGTTGCCGCATATGGGCGGTTGGTCGATCAGCGAGGCCATTCTGACGGCGGGACAGGCGACCGCCGACAACCTGCCCGCGCGGCTCGCCGAGATCCAATACATCATCCGCGTGCCGACGGTGGAGATGGCCGAGCAGGCGACGCTCATTCTCGACCGCAACGCCGAAGCCGCGGCCAAGCTTACGCATTGCCGCGTGGAAAAGATCTGGGTGTCGAAGTCGCGCCCGGGGCTCGCCAACCATGTCATGGCGCAGCTCGTATTCGGCAAGCTGGCGGCGGTCGGCGCGCCGAAGTGGGGGGAACGTGCCAAGGAGATCGCGCGAGAGATCCAGTCCAATCTCGGGCTTAAGCCGATGGCCGAGCCCTTCCTGCCGGATTGCGAAAAGCTGATCTCGCCGCAGGAGGCCGAACACATCCTGCGCCGGGACCTGCCGCCGTCGCAAATCAACTACACCTCGGACGATTATACGGACATGTGCTGGCACGCCCCCACCGCGCGCCTCTACATCGCCCGGCCCATGCTCTCGGGGCCGCCCGGCTTTGCCTATCCCGACTGGGTTATGAACGCGCTGGGCGGCATTCCCGAAACCATCGATCCGATGGTGATCTGTGCGGCGAAAACCATCGCGCACGCGATGCTCGAGCTGATGCAGAACGCCGAAGTGCGCGCGGCCGCCCGCAGAGAATTCGAGGAGCGGACCGGCGGCGGCGTCGGCGGCAAGACCTGGATACCGCCGCTCGCCGATTACGAAGCCCCGATCGGCCTGCGTTGGCCCGAATATGTCACCACGGTGCGCGGCCGCGAATGGTGGATTCCGAGCGCCGGCTATTGA
- a CDS encoding amidohydrolase, whose translation MRVLYDHRPSHSGHSAYADLVLINGSIYTGDPGLPWCRALAVARGRIVARGDRSDVEHLIGAQTKVTDLGGRFAMPGLYDMHTHPDLALAPRYADDLDIGIVDPTPDQVRDAILAYAAKHPNREWIYGQYFVRYTFRQAGLVPGKDWLDQVMPDRPVALLDRMWGTMMVNSEALRRAGITATTPDPANGYLERSPASGEPTGLLIDGAYALIHAAMPPTPVPVLRAAYRDGVRYQSARGVVSTKYVHVCENRLNALQSLDHAGELTLRVEAAISWQDDIFPVRRRWELLAGERHYYRSARLNANAVKFHFDGTVEPRSSYLMTPWDGNSTWSGKLNLTPEHLADMIWDMDRQGIRVIAHCTGDAASDTFLDAVEGARRRPGGLCVRHQCAHSTILHGGNLKRFRDLGVTAEFSPVSWYPSKFVSGARSGYGAERLSRAYNIKGVLEAGGVAVIGTDWPVSPLDPWIALETMVTRANPWGESEDRFGEPIALPQAIDVMTKNGAWSMGIDHEAGTLEIGKSADIIVLDRNLFEIEPQGNIHATKVDLTFVQGQLVHDRLNDKSEAVWHGEAPQLW comes from the coding sequence ATGCGCGTTCTCTACGACCACCGCCCGAGCCACTCAGGCCATAGCGCCTATGCGGACCTCGTGCTTATCAATGGCTCCATCTATACCGGCGACCCGGGCCTACCGTGGTGCCGGGCGCTGGCCGTGGCGCGCGGCCGCATCGTCGCGCGGGGCGACCGCTCGGATGTGGAGCACCTGATTGGGGCCCAGACCAAAGTGACGGATCTCGGCGGACGCTTCGCCATGCCGGGCCTCTACGACATGCACACCCACCCGGATCTCGCATTGGCGCCACGCTATGCCGACGATTTGGATATCGGCATCGTCGACCCGACGCCCGACCAGGTGCGCGATGCGATCCTCGCCTATGCCGCCAAGCATCCGAACCGCGAATGGATCTATGGCCAGTATTTCGTCCGCTATACCTTCCGTCAGGCCGGCCTGGTGCCCGGCAAGGATTGGCTGGACCAGGTGATGCCCGACCGCCCGGTCGCACTGCTCGACCGTATGTGGGGCACCATGATGGTCAACAGCGAAGCACTTCGGCGCGCCGGCATCACAGCCACAACGCCCGACCCGGCCAATGGCTATCTGGAGCGCAGTCCGGCGAGCGGCGAGCCGACGGGCCTTCTGATCGACGGCGCCTATGCCCTGATCCATGCGGCCATGCCGCCCACCCCGGTGCCGGTGCTGCGCGCCGCCTATCGCGACGGGGTGCGCTACCAATCGGCGCGCGGCGTCGTATCGACAAAGTATGTTCACGTTTGTGAAAACCGGCTGAACGCCCTGCAATCGCTCGATCATGCGGGTGAGCTGACGCTGCGCGTCGAGGCGGCGATAAGCTGGCAGGACGACATCTTCCCAGTGCGTCGGCGCTGGGAGCTGCTCGCGGGCGAGCGCCATTATTATCGTTCCGCGCGGCTCAACGCCAATGCGGTGAAATTCCACTTCGACGGCACGGTCGAGCCGCGCTCCTCCTATCTGATGACGCCGTGGGACGGAAACAGCACGTGGAGCGGCAAGCTCAACCTGACGCCCGAACATCTTGCCGACATGATCTGGGACATGGACCGGCAAGGCATTCGCGTCATTGCCCATTGCACGGGCGATGCGGCGTCCGACACGTTCCTCGACGCGGTCGAGGGAGCGCGCCGCCGGCCGGGCGGTCTCTGCGTGCGCCATCAATGTGCGCATAGCACCATCCTGCACGGCGGCAATCTCAAGCGCTTCCGCGATTTGGGCGTCACCGCCGAATTCTCGCCGGTGTCGTGGTATCCGTCGAAATTCGTCTCTGGCGCCCGCTCGGGCTATGGCGCGGAACGCCTGTCGCGCGCCTACAACATCAAGGGCGTCTTGGAAGCCGGCGGCGTCGCCGTCATCGGCACCGACTGGCCGGTGAGCCCGCTCGATCCCTGGATCGCTTTGGAAACGATGGTCACGCGCGCCAATCCGTGGGGCGAAAGCGAGGACCGCTTCGGCGAGCCGATCGCGCTCCCCCAAGCGATCGATGTGATGACCAAGAACGGCGCCTGGTCGATGGGCATCGACCACGAAGCGGGCACGCTCGAAATCGGCAAGTCGGCCGACATCATCGTGCTTGACCGGAACCTGTTCGAGATCGAGCCGCAAGGC